The proteins below come from a single Serratia ficaria genomic window:
- the glyA gene encoding serine hydroxymethyltransferase: MLKREMNIADYDAELWRAMEQEVVRQEEHIELIASENYTSPRVMQAQGSQLTNKYAEGYPGKRYYGGCEYVDIVEQLAIDRAKALFGADYANVQPHSGSQANFAVYTALLQPGDTILGMNLAHGGHLTHGSPVNLSGKLYNVVPYGIDEKGQIDYDDLAKQAQTHKPKMIIGGFSAFSGIVDWAKMREIADSIGAYLFVDMAHVAGLIAAGVYPNPVPHAHIVTTTTHKTLAGPRGGLILAKGGDEDLYKKLNSAVFPGGQGGPLMHVIAGKAVALKEAMEPEFKIYQQQVADNAKAMVEVFLQRGYKVVSGGTHNHLFLLDLVDKNLTGKEADAALGRANITVNKNSVPNDPKSPFVTSGVRIGTPAVTRRGFKQAEVRELAGWICDVLDNINDEATIERTKKKVLDICARLPVYA; the protein is encoded by the coding sequence ATGTTAAAGCGTGAAATGAACATTGCCGATTACGATGCCGAACTGTGGCGTGCAATGGAGCAAGAAGTGGTGCGTCAGGAAGAGCACATCGAGCTGATTGCGTCTGAGAACTACACCAGCCCGCGCGTCATGCAGGCTCAGGGTTCCCAGCTGACCAACAAATACGCTGAAGGCTATCCGGGCAAGCGTTACTACGGCGGCTGCGAATACGTGGATATCGTTGAGCAGCTGGCCATCGACCGCGCCAAAGCGCTGTTCGGCGCAGACTACGCCAACGTGCAGCCGCACTCCGGCTCCCAGGCTAACTTCGCCGTTTACACCGCGCTGCTGCAGCCGGGCGACACCATTCTGGGCATGAACCTGGCGCACGGCGGCCACCTGACCCACGGTTCCCCGGTTAACCTGTCCGGCAAACTCTACAACGTGGTGCCTTACGGCATCGACGAAAAAGGCCAAATCGACTATGACGATCTGGCCAAACAGGCGCAGACCCACAAGCCGAAAATGATCATCGGCGGCTTCTCCGCCTTCTCCGGCATCGTAGACTGGGCAAAAATGCGTGAAATCGCCGACAGCATCGGCGCTTACCTGTTCGTCGACATGGCGCACGTCGCCGGCCTGATCGCCGCAGGCGTTTACCCGAACCCGGTGCCGCACGCGCACATCGTCACCACCACCACCCACAAAACCCTGGCGGGTCCGCGCGGCGGCCTGATCCTGGCGAAGGGCGGCGACGAAGATCTGTACAAGAAGCTGAACTCCGCGGTATTCCCGGGCGGCCAGGGCGGCCCGCTGATGCACGTGATCGCCGGCAAGGCGGTAGCGCTGAAAGAAGCGATGGAGCCAGAGTTCAAGATTTACCAGCAGCAAGTGGCCGACAACGCCAAAGCGATGGTGGAAGTGTTCCTGCAGCGCGGTTACAAAGTGGTCTCCGGCGGCACCCACAACCACCTGTTCCTGCTGGATCTGGTGGACAAGAACCTGACCGGTAAAGAAGCCGACGCCGCCCTGGGCCGCGCCAACATCACCGTGAACAAAAACAGCGTGCCTAACGATCCCAAGAGCCCGTTCGTCACCTCCGGCGTGCGTATCGGCACCCCGGCGGTCACCCGCCGCGGCTTCAAGCAAGCCGAAGTGCGCGAACTGGCCGGCTGGATCTGCGACGTGCTGGACAACATCAACGATGAAGCCACCATCGAACGCACCAAGAAGAAAGTGCTGGATATCTGCGCCCGCCTGCCGGTTTACGCATAA
- a CDS encoding 3-phenylpropionate MFS transporter has translation MVLQSTRWLALSYFTYFFSYGIFLPFWGVWLKGEGIAPETIGMLLGAGLIARFLGSLLIAPRVKDPSHLVSALRLLALLALAFAVGFCFGNGWGWLMLVIAGFNLFFSPLVPLTDALAATWQKQITMDYGRVRLWGSLAFVIGSALTGQLVAVWGHNAILYSLIASVLAMLLGMMLKPSVMPQGEARAHREPERSLFELLKEGPVWRFLLCVTLLQGAHAGYYSFGSIYWQEAGYSASTIGYLWSLGVVAEVIIFAGSNVLFRRWNARSLLLLSACCGVLRWSLMAYSTELGWLLLIQILHCGTFTVCHLAAMRFIAARKGPEVIRLQAVYSALAMGGGIAIMTVIAGFLFEHLQGGVFWVMAAVAVPALFIRPPAASAAR, from the coding sequence ATGGTTCTGCAATCAACGCGTTGGCTCGCTCTCAGCTATTTCACCTACTTCTTTTCGTATGGCATTTTCTTACCCTTCTGGGGCGTTTGGTTAAAAGGCGAGGGCATCGCGCCCGAAACCATCGGCATGCTGCTCGGCGCCGGCCTGATTGCCCGTTTTCTCGGTAGCTTGCTGATTGCTCCCCGCGTGAAAGACCCCTCTCATCTGGTGAGTGCCCTGCGCCTGTTGGCGCTGCTGGCGCTGGCCTTCGCCGTCGGTTTTTGCTTCGGCAACGGCTGGGGCTGGCTGATGCTGGTGATCGCCGGCTTCAACCTGTTCTTCTCGCCGCTGGTGCCGCTGACCGATGCGCTGGCCGCCACCTGGCAAAAACAAATCACCATGGATTACGGCCGGGTGCGGCTGTGGGGCTCGCTGGCGTTCGTTATCGGCTCGGCGCTGACCGGGCAACTGGTGGCGGTCTGGGGCCATAACGCCATCCTCTACAGCCTGATCGCCAGCGTGCTGGCGATGCTGCTGGGCATGATGCTGAAGCCGAGCGTGATGCCGCAGGGCGAGGCCCGCGCCCACCGCGAACCCGAGCGTTCGCTGTTTGAGCTGTTGAAAGAGGGGCCGGTGTGGCGCTTTCTGCTGTGCGTCACCCTGTTGCAGGGGGCGCACGCCGGTTATTACAGCTTTGGCTCCATCTATTGGCAGGAGGCCGGTTATTCGGCCTCGACCATCGGCTATCTGTGGTCGCTGGGGGTGGTGGCGGAAGTGATCATCTTCGCCGGCAGCAATGTCCTGTTCCGCCGCTGGAATGCGCGTAGCCTGTTGCTGCTCTCGGCCTGCTGCGGGGTGCTGCGCTGGAGCCTGATGGCCTACAGCACCGAGCTGGGCTGGCTGCTGCTGATCCAGATCCTGCACTGCGGCACCTTTACCGTCTGCCACCTGGCGGCGATGCGTTTTATCGCGGCGCGCAAAGGGCCGGAGGTGATCCGCCTGCAGGCGGTCTATTCGGCGCTGGCGATGGGCGGCGGCATTGCGATCATGACGGTGATCGCCGGCTTCCTGTTCGAGCACCTGCAGGGCGGGGTGTTCTGGGTCATGGCGGCGGTGGCGGTGCCGGCGCTGTTTATTCGCCCGCCGGCGGCTAGCGCAGCCCGCTGA